A segment of the Mogibacterium diversum genome:
TTACTAGAAATCCACGTGGTGGAAAGGCGAAGGCAATAGATGAAGCCGATGCACAGGCTTTGATGAAGCTGATGGATGAGCATAACTTCGGAAAGCTTGTAGCCCATGCACCGTACACGCTAAATCCATGCTCGGGTAAGGAAAGCGTGAGGGAATTTGCACGAACATGCATGCTAGAAGATCTAAAGCGAATGGAATATTTGCCAGGAAACTACTATAATTTCCATCCTGGCAGTCACGTTGGCCAAGGCAGTGAACTGGGAATACAGATGATTGTTGATACGCTTAACCACGTGATGTGGGAGGACCAGCATACAGTAGTGCTACTCGAGACAATGGCTGGCAAGGGTAGTGAAATAGGTAAGAATTTTGAAGAGCTTCGTCAGATTATCGATGGCGTAAAAATCAAAGACAAGATAGGTGTTTGCCTTGATACATGCCATATAAGTGATGCGGGATATGATGTAAAGAACGACTTCGCTGGAGTGCTGGAAGAGTTCGATAGAATTATAGGGCTAGATAGACTATGTGCGCTACATATCAATGATAGCAAGAATCCTATGGGGGCAGCAAAGGATAGACATGAGAAGATTGGTGACGGAGAAATAGGTCTTGATGCGATGCTGTCAGTAGTTAATAATCCACATATTATAGGGCTTCCATGCATCCTCGAGACTCCGCAGGAAGACCTCGAAGGCTATGCAAGAGAGATTGAGACACTTAGATGAAATATTACGAAATAAAAATTGCAGTATCGGAGCTCGGAATTGAACCGATGCTGGCAGCGCTTATCTGTGAAGGTATAGAGACTGCAGAAGTAAACGATCCAGCAGATGCTCTATTTAT
Coding sequences within it:
- a CDS encoding deoxyribonuclease IV, producing the protein MEKYLGCHLSSSDGFEAMGKAALSIGANTFAFFTRNPRGGKAKAIDEADAQALMKLMDEHNFGKLVAHAPYTLNPCSGKESVREFARTCMLEDLKRMEYLPGNYYNFHPGSHVGQGSELGIQMIVDTLNHVMWEDQHTVVLLETMAGKGSEIGKNFEELRQIIDGVKIKDKIGVCLDTCHISDAGYDVKNDFAGVLEEFDRIIGLDRLCALHINDSKNPMGAAKDRHEKIGDGEIGLDAMLSVVNNPHIIGLPCILETPQEDLEGYAREIETLR